A genome region from Myripristis murdjan chromosome 16, fMyrMur1.1, whole genome shotgun sequence includes the following:
- the eny2 gene encoding transcription and mRNA export factor ENY2, with amino-acid sequence MSKDSRMRATINQKLTEMGERERLKELLRAKLTECGWKDQMKAHCKEVIKEKGLEHVTVEDLVVEITPKGRALVPDSVKKELLQRIRAFLAQHAT; translated from the exons ATGAGTAAAGATTCAAGAATGAGGGCAACAATAAACCAGAAGCTGACTGAGATGGGAGAACGAGAGAG gctgaaggagctgctgagAGCTAAGCTCACTGAGTGTGGATGGAAGGATCAGATGAAGGCTCACTGCAAAG AAGTCATCAAAGAAAAAGGCTTGGAGCATGTGACTGTGGAGGACCTTGTGGTGGAGATCACTCCTAAAGGAAGAG CTCTGGTGCCAGACAGCGTGAAGAAGGAGCTTCTTCAGAGGATAAGAGCCTTCTTGGCTCAGCATGCCACATGA